In Mustela nigripes isolate SB6536 chromosome 10, MUSNIG.SB6536, whole genome shotgun sequence, one DNA window encodes the following:
- the LOC132025995 gene encoding alpha-1,3-mannosyl-glycoprotein 4-beta-N-acetylglucosaminyltransferase C-like, which yields MCYELLTIGIASVQHSSGSYLLDTLQSLFIASSSSEQKHFTVLVHLADPDPKWLDHMISNISTLFKPYIQARQLVVINTPRKNYLLLKDLEKNFHDTPAYVAFHFKQNMDYAFLINFATNLSDYFLMIEDDVTCAPGFVTQIATAVSAWRNKPWLTLNFSQLDFTGKLFRTRDLPCLVHFLFLFYQKMHCDYLLTHFHDLLMEPAPIQFFPSLFQRMGNYSFFDSKFNSLKDKEIEENDPGFPSNPAASIYTSLKVANDSVLMNAYSLDKSFFYTKSAEAGNHLTVVLDVPAKVFQVQVLTGSYLKGKNRLEKGQVELGYDATNRVNDCDDYILLGLLENGTLNKQVLSDESGKKVKCVRLLVTATPPSGIIVRHINLWIK from the exons atgtgctatg AACTGCTGACCATAGGGATTGCCTCAGTTCAACATTCCAGTGGGAGCTACCTCTTGGACACCCTGCAATCTCTCTTCATTGCTTCCTCCTCATCTGAGCAGAAACACTTCACTGTCCTGGTACACCTGGCAGATCCTGACCCCAAGTGGCTTGATCATATGATCTCCAACATCTCAACCCTGTTTAAACCATACATCCAAGCCAGACAGCTAGTAGTGATCAATACACCTCGTAAAAACTATCTTCTTTTAAAGGACCTTGAGAAAAACTTTCATGATACTCCAGCCTATGTAGCCTTCCACTTCAAGCAGAACATGGATTATGCCTTCCTCATAAACTTTGCAACCAACCTCTCGGACTATTTTCTGATGATCGAAGATGATGTGACATGTGCTCCAGGATTTGTCACCCAGATAGCTACTGCAGTATCTGCCTGGAGAAACAAACCTTGGCTGACTCTAAACTTCTCTCAGCTGGACTTCACTGGAAAACTCTTTCGTACTAGAGACCTTCCTTGCTTGGttcacttccttttcctcttctaccAAAAAATGCACTGTGACTACCTCCTCACTCATTTTCATGACCTTCTCATGGAACCAGCACCAATCcaattcttcccttcccttttccagcGCATGGGTAATTACTCCTTCTTTGACAGCAAATTCAATAGCCTCAAAGATAAAGAGATTGAGGAAAATGACCCGGGTTTTCCCAGCAACCCTGCTGCTTCCATCTACACCAGCTTGAAGGTTGCCAATGACTCTGTTCTCATGAATGCCTATAGCTTGGATAAGAGTTTCTTTTATACCAAATCAGCGGAGGCTGGCAATCATCTGACTGTGGTTTTGGATGTACCTGCCAAAGTGTTCCAAGTTCAAGTGCTGACTGGCTCTTACCTAAAAGGCAAGAATCGGCTGGAAAAGGGGCAAGTAGAACTGGGTTATGATGCTACTAATAGGGTCAATGACTGTGATGACTATATTCTACTGGGGCTACTAGAAAATGGTACCCTGAATAAGCAGGTATTATCTGATGAGTCTGGGAAGAAGGTAAAATGTGTGAGATTGCTTGTGACAGCCACTCCACCCTCTGGAATAATAGTCAGACACATCAACCTATGGATTAAGTGA